The genomic segment AACTGGTTGAAGATAGGCTCTTCTTAGTCGTGTATTACCTCATACTCCTCTTCCTGCTTTTTTGCTATTTGCTCTATTCTTTCCGTATTATGTTTGGCGACCTCTCGGAGAAGAACAACTTCTTCTTCAAGTTCTGCGATTTTTTCCTGAAGGAGTGCTATTTCAGTACCCTTTTTTCCCGCCATTGCCATCATTTTTGTAGATGAGCATCGACAGAAGAGATTTTTACTCCATTCCCAGCTGTCTTGGAGCCTTTTCTTTATCTGTTGGCACAAAATAGAGGACTGTTCTTTAGAGATTAGAGTCGTTATGCCAAGGAAGATGGCGATGAAAATGGCAATAAAGAGAAGTATCCCGACAATATAGACAAGGGTGCAAAAAATACCGCTGATGATGGCCCATAGGCCAGCGAGGATGCTAGTGCTCTCTGAGTTTACTACAAATAAAAATAAAATAATGCCAAGGATGATTACTGCAGCTGCCTGTAAGAGGGGCTTGTTAAATGATTTCTTATTCATCTCTATCTCCCGAAAAAGGTTAGTCTGTTTGAAATTGATTTTATCATCTTAAGCTTAGCCCTGTCAAAATATAGCTTCTCTTCTTCGCCTGTTTAGGCGTTTTTCCTCTCCAGATTTTCTATACGATCTCTTACGGGTGGATGACTATAGTAAAAACGAACATAGAGGGGGTGGGGTGAGAGGTTGCTATAGTTTTCTTGGCTGAGCTTTTTCAGGGCAGAGATGAGCTCAGCGCCTGAGCCTGTTGTTTTTGCCGCATAGTTGTCTGCCTCGTATTCATGGCTACGTGATAGACTGTTGAAAAATAGGGAGATGATAAAATCCATAGGCTTGAGGAGGTAGCTAAAGAAGAAGAGGCTGGCATAGATAGAGCTTGCCTCCATGTTAAAGGCTACGGCAAAATCTTTTTGGGTGAGGCCAAGGGAGAGGAGGAAGAAGACCAGTCCGCTGTGCAGGGTGGAGAGAAGGATGTTTTTCCAGAGATGATTGCATTTTGCATGGCCCACTTCGTGGGCGAGCACTGCCACTATTTCTTTCTCATGGAGTTTTGCAACGAGGGTATCAAAGAGAACTATTTTGCGCAGTTTGCCAAAGCCGGTGAAATAGGCGTTGAGCTTTGCAGATCTTTTGGAGCCATCCATGGTAAAAATCCCGCCGACGGAAAACTTCTGGGCCTTGACGTAGGAGCTGATCTTCTCCTTCAGTGATCCCTCCTGCAAGGGGGAGAACTTATTGAAGAGGGGCATGATGAGGGTTGGAGCCAGAAGCTGCAGGCAGAAAGAGAAGAGAGTGGTGCCAAGCCAGCAGTATATCCAGGCATGTGGCCCTGCTTTTAAAAAGAACCAGAATATTGCGGCCAGAAATGGTCCGCCGAGGATAATGGCAAGCAGGCAGGCCTTGATGGTATCTTCTGCGAATGTTTTTAGGGTGGTGCGGTTAAAACCAAAACCTTCCTCAATGACAAAGGTTGAGTAGAGCTGGAAGGGAAGTCCGATAATAAAAAAGACAAGGAGGAGCAGGCCAATAAAGAGGAGGCCGGTGATAATTTCTCCATATCCTCCTCTTCGTGCTATCTGGTCGAGGGCGTTAAAACCACCGAGGAGGAGAAAACCAAGAGAGAGTAGGGTGCTTGTTGTTTTTTCTAGAAGAGAGCAACGAGTCGTTGCCTTATTATATAGGAGGGAGTCTTGATATTTGTCGGGACTATAGATATCCGCAAATTTTTTTGGCAGCTGCGCGGGTTGGTTGCGCAGGTTTAAGAGGGTGAGGATTGTTTCCAGGAACCAGGTGGTGATGAGGAAGATGACAATAAGAGCGAGCCAGATATTCATAGTGTGCCTTAATGGGAAAAAAAAAGCCTGTTCCCTCTGGTGAAAACCATGGGGAACAGGCAGGTGATAATTTTTAGTTTCTTCTCTTTTGTTATAAAGTCGTTAAGGCACTCTCTATTATAGTCAGTATCGTGGTCGGGAATATACCGAGGAGGGTCATGCTGGCAATAAGGAGGATACATGTTGCCCTGTCGCAGACCCCCAGTTGAATCGGTGCCTGCTCTTTTTCTTCGTCGGTACAAAAGGTGACACGTACCAGGTTGAGATAGTAATAGAGGGCCAGGGCTGTGTTGAAGGTGGCAAGAATTACGGTGATGAGGTGACCTGCCTTCAGGGCTCCAGCCAGGAGCATGAACTTACCAGTGAAGCCTATAAAGGGCGGGATGCCTGCCAGGGCAAAGAGGCCGGTGATAAAGGTGATCGCCAGAAGTGGACTTCTTTTGTAGAGACCGGTGAGGTCTGTTACCTGCAGGTTTTTGTTACCCTCGGATATCAGGGAGACGACAAAAAAGCAGGCAATGTTCATCAGTACGTAGGCAAGGGTGTAGAAGATAGCATTACGATAGCCCATGTTCTCAAAGACCAGTACACCCAAAAGGATGAAACCGCCGTGGGCAATACCTGAAAATGCCAACAGGCGTTTAACATCCTTTTGTACCAGGGCCGCGAGGTTACCATAGAACATGGAGATCAGGGCACAGCCCAGTAGGACATTTATTATCAACTGGCTGTTCTCACCCGGTAGGGTGGCAAATCGAATCAGTACGGCAATTGCACCAAACTTTGGCAGGGTGGCGGCAAAGGCGGTGGTTTCGTTTGCTGCCCCTTCATAGACATCCGGTGCCCAAAAATGAAAGGGAAAGAGGGCCAGCTTGTAAAAGACACCTGCAAGTAAGAGGATAAATGAAGTTACGGCAATGGGTTGGTTCATGAGCTGCGGGAGTTTTTCTGCAAGGGGTGCCAGCTGGATCGATCCGGTCAGGCCAAAGAGATAACTCATGCCAAAGAGCATAAATGCTGTGGCTGTAACTCCATAGAGAAGGTACTTGATAGCGGCTTCATTATGGATACCTCGGGGATTATCCTCCCGTAGGGCAACCATGATGTAGGTTGAAAATGAAGAGAGTTCAAGGGCTACGAGGATTGACAGAATATCAAGGGAGGAGACCATCATCATCAAACCGAGGATCGCCAGGAAGAAGAAGATATAGTATTCAGCTCGGAATCGTGCCTTTATTCCGCAAAATTGTTTGCCGGTAAGGAGGATCAGGAGAGAACCTATCCCTAAGAAAACCTTGAAAATCTGGCTGTAAGAGGAGATGCCATAGGCCCCATAAAAGAGCTCACCTGTTTGGCCGAGGCAAAGCAGGGAGGTAATTATCACGACGACAGAAGAGATCAGGGCTACCCCGTGAAGCTTTGGACTATCCGGTGCTTTCAGGGTCAGGATAAAAAAGACCAGGGCAGTTAT from the Desulfotalea psychrophila LSv54 genome contains:
- a CDS encoding M48 family metallopeptidase, yielding MNIWLALIVIFLITTWFLETILTLLNLRNQPAQLPKKFADIYSPDKYQDSLLYNKATTRCSLLEKTTSTLLSLGFLLLGGFNALDQIARRGGYGEIITGLLFIGLLLLVFFIIGLPFQLYSTFVIEEGFGFNRTTLKTFAEDTIKACLLAIILGGPFLAAIFWFFLKAGPHAWIYCWLGTTLFSFCLQLLAPTLIMPLFNKFSPLQEGSLKEKISSYVKAQKFSVGGIFTMDGSKRSAKLNAYFTGFGKLRKIVLFDTLVAKLHEKEIVAVLAHEVGHAKCNHLWKNILLSTLHSGLVFFLLSLGLTQKDFAVAFNMEASSIYASLFFFSYLLKPMDFIISLFFNSLSRSHEYEADNYAAKTTGSGAELISALKKLSQENYSNLSPHPLYVRFYYSHPPVRDRIENLERKNA
- a CDS encoding NADH-quinone oxidoreductase subunit N, whose translation is MMLFLPELALLITALVFFILTLKAPDSPKLHGVALISSVVVIITSLLCLGQTGELFYGAYGISSYSQIFKVFLGIGSLLILLTGKQFCGIKARFRAEYYIFFFLAILGLMMMVSSLDILSILVALELSSFSTYIMVALREDNPRGIHNEAAIKYLLYGVTATAFMLFGMSYLFGLTGSIQLAPLAEKLPQLMNQPIAVTSFILLLAGVFYKLALFPFHFWAPDVYEGAANETTAFAATLPKFGAIAVLIRFATLPGENSQLIINVLLGCALISMFYGNLAALVQKDVKRLLAFSGIAHGGFILLGVLVFENMGYRNAIFYTLAYVLMNIACFFVVSLISEGNKNLQVTDLTGLYKRSPLLAITFITGLFALAGIPPFIGFTGKFMLLAGALKAGHLITVILATFNTALALYYYLNLVRVTFCTDEEKEQAPIQLGVCDRATCILLIASMTLLGIFPTTILTIIESALTTL